From a region of the Actinopolymorpha singaporensis genome:
- a CDS encoding response regulator gives MISVLLADDQALVRAGFRSLLAAEPDIEVVAEAADGAQAVEYALAKRPDVVLMDIRMPDVDGLEATRRIVAEPELAGVHVVILTTFDLDEYVFEALRTGASGFLVKDTEPVELLRGVRAVASGDALLSPGVTRRLIAEFANRSKEPVRGADLAALTEREREVLALVAEGLSNDEIAARLVVSPATAKTHVSRAMIKLGARDRAQLVVYAYEAGLVRPGWLG, from the coding sequence ATGATCTCGGTCCTGCTCGCCGACGACCAGGCGCTGGTCCGCGCCGGTTTCCGGTCCCTGCTGGCCGCCGAGCCCGACATCGAGGTGGTCGCCGAGGCCGCCGACGGCGCCCAGGCGGTGGAGTACGCGCTGGCGAAGCGTCCGGACGTCGTCCTGATGGACATCCGGATGCCCGACGTGGACGGGCTGGAGGCCACCCGCCGGATCGTCGCCGAACCCGAACTGGCCGGCGTGCACGTCGTCATCCTCACCACGTTCGACCTGGACGAGTACGTCTTCGAGGCGCTGCGCACGGGCGCGAGCGGGTTCCTGGTCAAGGACACCGAGCCGGTGGAGCTCCTGCGCGGCGTACGCGCGGTGGCCTCCGGGGACGCGCTGCTGTCGCCTGGAGTCACCCGGCGGCTGATCGCGGAGTTCGCCAACCGGTCGAAGGAGCCGGTACGCGGCGCGGACCTGGCGGCGCTGACAGAACGCGAGCGCGAGGTGCTCGCCCTGGTGGCCGAGGGGCTGTCCAACGACGAGATCGCCGCCCGGTTGGTGGTCAGCCCGGCCACGGCGAAGACGCACGTCAGCCGGGCGATGATCAAGCTGGGCGCGCGGGACCGGGCGCAGCTGGTGGTGTACGCGTACGAGGCCGGACTGGTGCGGCCCGGCTGGCTGGGCTGA
- a CDS encoding carbohydrate ABC transporter permease, translating to MNAVAARRVWSVVTHVLLLLGVAVSIFPFYWMFVMASRTTQDIFKFPPELLPGTHLLENFGKVFDSVNLLGSTANTIFVAVVTTVLVLFFDSIAAFAFAKFEFPAKNVLFVVLLVTFMIPSQLSTVPSFVIMANFGWVGSFQALIVPGAVNAFGIFLLRQYAQGAVSSELLDAARIDGCNFWRQYWHVAVPLLRPALAFLGIFTFINAWNDYFWPLVVLIDPGRQTLQVALSQLNGLYNTDYSMVMAGTLLAVIPLIIVFFLGARQFLADLAAGAVKQ from the coding sequence ATGAACGCGGTCGCCGCCCGGCGCGTGTGGTCCGTCGTCACCCACGTGCTGCTCCTTCTCGGCGTCGCCGTCTCGATCTTCCCGTTCTACTGGATGTTCGTGATGGCCAGCCGGACGACGCAGGACATCTTCAAGTTCCCGCCGGAACTACTGCCGGGCACCCACCTGCTGGAGAACTTCGGCAAGGTCTTCGACAGCGTGAACCTGCTCGGCTCCACCGCCAACACGATCTTCGTGGCGGTGGTGACGACGGTGCTGGTGCTCTTCTTCGACTCGATCGCGGCGTTCGCGTTCGCGAAGTTCGAGTTCCCCGCCAAGAACGTGCTGTTCGTCGTGCTGCTGGTGACGTTCATGATCCCGTCCCAGCTGTCCACGGTGCCGTCGTTCGTCATCATGGCGAACTTCGGCTGGGTGGGATCGTTCCAGGCACTGATCGTGCCTGGCGCGGTGAACGCGTTCGGCATCTTCCTGCTCCGGCAGTACGCCCAGGGCGCGGTGAGTTCGGAACTGCTCGACGCCGCTCGGATCGACGGCTGCAACTTCTGGCGGCAGTACTGGCACGTGGCGGTTCCGCTGCTGCGGCCGGCGCTGGCGTTCCTCGGGATCTTCACGTTCATCAACGCCTGGAACGACTACTTCTGGCCGCTGGTGGTGCTGATCGACCCGGGTCGCCAGACCCTGCAGGTGGCGCTGTCGCAGCTGAACGGCCTCTACAACACCGACTACAGCATGGTGATGGCCGGCACGCTGCTCGCGGTGATCCCGCTGATCATCGTGTTCTTCCTCGGCGCCCGGCAGTTCCTCGCGGACCTCGCGGCAGGTGCTGTCAAGCAGTAG
- a CDS encoding carbohydrate ABC transporter permease, producing the protein MTTTTPITAPVQAPDDRRSTGTHAGRTKSELLSLYLAISPFYILFAIFGLFPIGFSLYLSFQNWDGIGPMKFVGLAQYQFMLSDPIFWKSIVNTFQIWFISTIPMLFFALVIAFMLNQQIRGRSAYRIAYFIPNVTSIVAIAIIFGSIFSNNFGLLNAALEGMHLDTVEWLNTPWGIKIAIAAMVIWRWTGYNAIIYLAGLQAIPTELYEAARVDGASLWQVFFRITVPLLRPIILFTVITSTIGGMQLFTEPQVLVGNGGGPGSEGSTMVLYLYQQAFINNQFGYGAAIGWGLFVIMILFSLINWRLVQGAGNRGSRKGVRA; encoded by the coding sequence ATGACCACCACGACGCCGATCACCGCCCCGGTGCAGGCCCCGGACGACCGCCGCTCCACCGGCACCCACGCGGGTCGCACGAAGTCCGAACTGCTGTCGCTCTACCTCGCGATCTCGCCGTTCTACATCCTGTTCGCGATCTTCGGGTTGTTCCCGATCGGGTTCTCGCTCTACCTGTCGTTCCAGAACTGGGACGGCATCGGACCGATGAAGTTCGTCGGGCTCGCGCAGTACCAGTTCATGCTGTCGGACCCGATCTTCTGGAAGTCGATCGTCAACACCTTCCAGATCTGGTTCATCTCCACGATCCCGATGCTGTTCTTCGCGCTGGTCATCGCGTTCATGCTGAACCAGCAGATCCGCGGCCGCAGCGCCTACCGCATCGCGTACTTCATCCCCAACGTCACCTCGATCGTGGCGATCGCGATCATCTTCGGCTCGATCTTCAGCAACAACTTCGGCCTGCTGAACGCCGCACTGGAGGGCATGCACCTCGACACGGTGGAGTGGCTGAACACGCCGTGGGGCATCAAGATCGCCATCGCCGCCATGGTGATCTGGCGATGGACCGGCTACAACGCGATCATCTATCTCGCGGGGCTGCAGGCGATCCCGACCGAGTTGTACGAGGCCGCCAGGGTCGACGGCGCGAGCCTGTGGCAGGTCTTCTTCCGGATCACGGTGCCACTGCTGCGCCCGATCATCCTGTTCACCGTCATCACCTCGACCATCGGCGGCATGCAGTTGTTCACCGAGCCGCAGGTGCTCGTCGGCAACGGCGGCGGGCCGGGCTCGGAGGGCTCGACGATGGTGCTCTACCTCTACCAACAGGCGTTCATCAACAACCAGTTCGGCTACGGCGCCGCGATCGGCTGGGGCCTGTTCGTCATCATGATTCTGTTCTCGCTGATCAACTGGCGGCTGGTGCAGGGCGCCGGTAACCGGGGTTCGCGGAAGGGAGTGCGCGCATGA
- a CDS encoding ABC transporter substrate-binding protein: MAPNRRTFLAAASGLLGTALLGTSGCGTRGSYLTPEGTLSLWYWNRSISDTLLAKTPKATGVKLVPQKIGGDFKSKFLTSLAGKAYIPDIVGLNEDVATYFPDADQFVDLYDIGAKDVQSEFLDWKWQRGVTPDGRMVGFPMDTGPTALFYRHDLFDRAGLPSEPAEVAAQMSTWEKYLEAGSTLVKKLPKTYMMPNVDMVYGQALAQQGKRYMDEKNHFIGNGPQVRQPWDLAVDAYRRKITSNTNDWTSDWNAAMSTGRVASFVGAVWMGQVLTDAASGTSGKWRVCRAPGGAGNSGGSFLGIPKSCRDPEAAFKVIKYLQSPENQLIYGLNEMQLYPSAIASLEDRRAQVKDKFYGGQVINEVFATSAKNVKPVYLSPYDNVIGPAFSDQITNIWSAGKDPERAWKDALAEADRQLSHLGLI, translated from the coding sequence ATGGCGCCCAACCGACGCACGTTTCTCGCGGCGGCCTCTGGACTCCTTGGCACCGCTCTCCTCGGCACCTCCGGTTGTGGCACCCGGGGTTCCTACCTCACCCCCGAAGGCACCCTGAGCCTTTGGTACTGGAACCGCTCGATCAGCGACACACTGCTGGCGAAGACGCCCAAGGCGACCGGCGTCAAACTGGTTCCACAGAAGATCGGCGGCGACTTCAAGTCGAAGTTCCTCACCAGCCTGGCCGGCAAGGCCTACATCCCCGACATCGTCGGCCTGAACGAGGACGTCGCGACGTACTTCCCCGACGCCGACCAGTTCGTCGACCTGTACGACATCGGCGCCAAGGACGTCCAGTCGGAGTTCCTCGACTGGAAGTGGCAGCGCGGGGTCACCCCCGACGGCCGGATGGTCGGCTTCCCGATGGACACCGGGCCGACGGCACTCTTCTACCGGCACGACCTGTTCGACAGGGCCGGGCTGCCGAGTGAGCCCGCCGAGGTGGCCGCCCAGATGTCCACCTGGGAGAAGTACCTCGAGGCCGGCTCGACCCTGGTCAAGAAGCTGCCGAAGACGTACATGATGCCCAACGTCGACATGGTCTATGGCCAGGCGCTGGCCCAGCAGGGAAAGCGCTACATGGACGAGAAGAACCACTTCATCGGCAACGGGCCCCAGGTGCGCCAGCCGTGGGACCTCGCGGTGGACGCCTACCGCCGCAAAATCACCTCCAACACCAACGACTGGACCAGCGACTGGAACGCCGCCATGAGTACCGGCCGGGTGGCGTCGTTCGTCGGCGCGGTGTGGATGGGCCAGGTCCTCACCGACGCGGCCTCCGGCACCTCCGGCAAGTGGCGGGTCTGCCGGGCACCCGGTGGCGCCGGCAACAGCGGCGGCTCGTTCCTCGGCATCCCGAAGTCGTGCCGCGACCCGGAGGCCGCGTTCAAGGTGATCAAGTACCTCCAGTCGCCGGAGAACCAGCTGATCTACGGGCTGAACGAGATGCAGCTCTACCCCTCCGCGATCGCCTCGCTGGAGGACCGGCGGGCACAGGTGAAGGACAAGTTCTACGGCGGGCAGGTCATCAACGAGGTCTTCGCCACCTCGGCGAAGAACGTCAAACCGGTCTACCTCAGCCCGTACGACAACGTCATCGGGCCGGCGTTCAGCGACCAGATCACCAACATCTGGAGTGCCGGCAAGGATCCGGAGCGGGCGTGGAAGGACGCGCTCGCCGAAGCCGACCGACAGCTCTCCCACCTGGGGTTGATCTGA
- a CDS encoding EcsC family protein, giving the protein MAVGKMVARSLGPMARQVTPRAAAALFRNVLDAAIDGRGRFPGALAVAERHLARAGGDHTRAADEVVEQHVRLAGAQGFVTSLGGFAILPLALPANITGLAVLQARMVAAIAHLRGYDLGDPRIRTAVTACLLGDDTVTELVQKGSLPSTPLAIATAPVHDVELDHRVATELGAILAAQVGGKRLSLTVGRRIPLLGGGVGAVVDAVATYRVGRYAQSELPPRRSA; this is encoded by the coding sequence ATGGCCGTAGGAAAGATGGTCGCGCGCAGCCTGGGGCCGATGGCCCGCCAGGTGACGCCGCGGGCCGCGGCGGCACTGTTCCGCAACGTCCTGGATGCCGCCATCGACGGCCGCGGCCGGTTCCCCGGTGCGCTGGCGGTGGCCGAACGCCACCTGGCCCGCGCCGGGGGCGACCACACCAGGGCCGCCGACGAGGTGGTCGAGCAGCACGTCCGGCTGGCCGGCGCACAGGGGTTCGTGACCAGCCTCGGCGGATTCGCGATCCTCCCGCTCGCACTGCCGGCCAACATCACCGGACTCGCCGTACTGCAGGCCAGGATGGTCGCGGCGATCGCCCACCTGCGCGGGTACGACCTGGGCGATCCCCGCATCCGGACGGCGGTCACCGCCTGCCTGCTCGGCGACGACACGGTGACCGAGCTGGTGCAGAAGGGCTCGCTGCCGTCCACTCCGCTGGCGATCGCGACCGCTCCGGTGCACGACGTCGAGCTCGACCACCGGGTGGCGACCGAGCTCGGCGCGATCCTCGCCGCCCAGGTCGGCGGCAAGCGGCTGAGCCTCACCGTGGGCCGGCGGATCCCGCTCCTCGGCGGCGGAGTCGGTGCCGTCGTGGACGCTGTGGCGACGTACCGCGTGGGCCGGTACGCGCAGAGTGAGCTTCCTCCTCGACGTTCGGCATAA
- the aat gene encoding leucyl/phenylalanyl-tRNA--protein transferase encodes MPTELPPSRWEFPTPDLAGDEDLVGQGADLDPATILAAYRKGIFPMPVRRSAPTAWWSPAQRGILPVTGLRVSRSLRQSCARFTVRVDTVFPDVIEACADPGRPGGWITPEIIAAYVRLHELGWAHSVEAWTPEGQLAGGLYGLAIGGLFAGESMFHRVRDASKVALVGLVDILAKEPDAERRLLDLQWRTPHLASLGAIEIPRAEYLARLDQALRLPSPPAFGGRTEEPRWAGNARGR; translated from the coding sequence GTGCCCACCGAGCTGCCGCCCTCCCGCTGGGAGTTCCCCACACCCGACCTCGCCGGTGACGAGGACCTCGTGGGCCAGGGCGCCGACCTGGACCCGGCGACGATTCTCGCGGCGTACCGCAAGGGGATCTTCCCGATGCCGGTCCGGCGGTCCGCGCCGACCGCCTGGTGGTCGCCGGCCCAGCGGGGCATCCTCCCGGTGACCGGCCTGCGGGTGTCGCGGTCGCTGCGGCAGTCGTGCGCGCGGTTCACCGTCCGGGTGGACACAGTGTTTCCCGACGTCATCGAGGCGTGCGCCGACCCCGGCCGACCGGGCGGCTGGATCACCCCGGAGATCATCGCCGCGTACGTCCGGCTGCACGAGCTCGGCTGGGCGCACTCGGTGGAGGCGTGGACTCCGGAGGGTCAGCTCGCCGGCGGGTTGTACGGGCTGGCGATCGGCGGGTTGTTCGCGGGCGAGTCGATGTTCCACCGGGTCCGGGACGCCTCCAAGGTCGCCCTGGTCGGCCTGGTCGACATCCTCGCCAAGGAGCCGGACGCCGAGCGGCGCCTGCTCGATCTGCAGTGGCGTACGCCGCACCTGGCGTCGCTGGGTGCCATCGAGATTCCGCGCGCGGAGTACCTCGCCCGCCTCGATCAGGCGCTGCGGCTGCCCAGCCCGCCGGCGTTCGGCGGGCGGACCGAAGAACCTCGATGGGCGGGGAACGCCCGCGGCAGGTAG
- a CDS encoding Fpg/Nei family DNA glycosylase produces MPELPEVEALAEFLREEAVGRTVTRVDAVAISALKTFQPPITDLAGRTIAAVGRYGKFLDLTMRAQGSTEGSAESADDLHLIVHLARAGWLRWSTSLAEKPPRPGKGPLAVRVHLGDGVGFDLTEAGTQKRLATYVVTDPALVPGVSRLGPDPLADEFTEQTLGDILKAAGRAQLKGILTDQARIAGIGNAYSDEILHAARLSPFKPANGLSAAETATLYSAIRSVLTDAAVRARGLAAKDLKAEKKTNLAVHGRTGQPCPVCGDTVREVSFADSSLQYCPTCQTGGKPLADRRLSRLLK; encoded by the coding sequence ATGCCCGAGTTGCCCGAGGTGGAGGCGCTGGCCGAGTTCCTGCGCGAGGAGGCCGTCGGCCGCACCGTGACGCGCGTGGACGCGGTGGCGATCAGCGCGCTCAAGACGTTCCAGCCGCCCATCACCGACCTCGCCGGGCGGACGATCGCGGCGGTCGGCAGGTACGGCAAGTTCCTGGACCTCACCATGCGCGCACAGGGCAGCACGGAGGGGAGCGCGGAAAGTGCCGACGACCTGCACCTGATCGTCCACCTGGCCCGGGCCGGCTGGCTGCGGTGGAGCACCTCGCTGGCGGAGAAGCCGCCGCGTCCGGGCAAGGGCCCGCTGGCGGTACGCGTCCACCTCGGCGACGGCGTGGGGTTCGACCTCACCGAGGCCGGCACCCAGAAGCGGCTGGCGACCTACGTCGTCACCGACCCCGCACTCGTGCCCGGTGTCTCCCGGCTCGGTCCGGACCCGCTGGCCGACGAGTTCACCGAGCAGACGCTGGGCGACATCCTCAAGGCCGCCGGGCGGGCCCAGCTCAAGGGCATCCTGACCGACCAGGCGCGCATCGCCGGCATCGGCAACGCCTACTCCGACGAGATCCTGCACGCAGCGCGGCTCTCGCCGTTCAAGCCGGCGAACGGGCTCTCCGCCGCCGAGACCGCCACGCTGTACTCCGCGATTCGATCCGTGCTCACCGACGCCGCGGTCCGTGCGCGGGGGCTGGCCGCCAAGGACCTCAAGGCGGAGAAGAAGACCAACCTCGCGGTGCACGGCCGCACCGGGCAGCCGTGTCCTGTGTGCGGCGACACCGTCCGTGAGGTGTCGTTCGCCGACTCGAGCCTGCAGTACTGCCCCACCTGCCAGACCGGCGGCAAGCCGCTCGCGGACCGCAGGCTGTCCCGCCTGCTGAAGTAG
- a CDS encoding lipopolysaccharide biosynthesis protein, with amino-acid sequence MRHAAPRRGNLGSAMVALTAARLASVVAQFLAGVVAARLLDPAALGVSGVGLTLGWAIAIVANGGLNISAVYFLGRRPGEQRAVVRAVLGLTLGALAVGAVLTAGAGAVVGPLVVGRQVPLLIGAAAVIALATVGYEVVGALLLGLHRRGAYVLADVARSVATFGCTVLILAAVSRTAEGYVLATGLGIAVPALAALVVLRRETGTIRPRFDREFSRDAMRLGLTGQLGNVLTFLNLRLDLMLVPALLRLDLAGVYFVATRVAEVVGQPSTAASSMLFPHVSAQTDPRDTATTERTSRLTLLTTLAAAAVLAAVSPLVLGLFFGPTYRRGTTALLLLLASMLPLALARILAADLKGRGRPGLVSVGTGVGAVLTVAADVALIPLLGIEGAALASVIAYAGTAGVLLGCYRRVTAARLLALVPRPSDVGDVVQLVRGRLRRSGGAPATTSAAGATAASADESVSGSGSGSVSGSAPVHGPEYTPRHAARPAPGPTSDAVPHEMPPADAAEEARRSGATRDPV; translated from the coding sequence GTGCGCCACGCCGCACCCCGGCGGGGGAACCTGGGTTCGGCCATGGTCGCGCTGACCGCGGCCCGGCTGGCGTCCGTGGTCGCGCAGTTCCTGGCCGGTGTGGTCGCGGCCAGGCTGCTCGACCCGGCCGCGCTGGGCGTCTCCGGTGTCGGTCTCACTCTCGGCTGGGCGATCGCGATCGTCGCCAACGGCGGCCTGAACATCTCCGCCGTCTACTTCCTCGGCCGCCGTCCCGGTGAGCAGCGGGCCGTCGTCCGCGCCGTCCTCGGCCTCACGCTGGGGGCGCTCGCGGTCGGCGCGGTGCTCACCGCCGGAGCAGGCGCCGTGGTCGGCCCGCTCGTGGTGGGCCGGCAGGTCCCGCTGCTGATCGGCGCTGCCGCGGTGATCGCGCTGGCCACGGTGGGATACGAGGTGGTCGGTGCGCTGCTGCTCGGCCTGCACCGCCGCGGGGCCTACGTCCTCGCCGACGTGGCCCGCAGCGTCGCGACGTTCGGGTGCACCGTACTCATCCTCGCCGCTGTCAGCCGTACGGCGGAGGGCTACGTCCTGGCGACCGGGCTCGGCATCGCCGTCCCTGCGCTCGCCGCCCTGGTCGTGTTGCGCCGCGAGACGGGGACGATCCGGCCGAGGTTCGATCGGGAGTTCTCCCGGGACGCGATGCGGCTCGGCCTGACCGGACAGCTCGGCAACGTGCTGACGTTCCTCAACCTGCGGCTGGACCTGATGCTCGTGCCGGCCCTGCTCCGGCTCGACCTCGCCGGCGTCTACTTCGTCGCCACCCGGGTCGCGGAGGTGGTCGGGCAACCGTCGACGGCGGCGTCGTCCATGCTGTTCCCGCACGTCTCCGCCCAGACCGACCCGCGTGACACCGCGACCACCGAACGCACCTCGCGGCTCACCCTGCTGACCACGCTGGCGGCCGCGGCCGTCCTCGCCGCGGTGTCGCCGCTGGTGCTCGGACTGTTCTTCGGCCCGACGTACCGCAGGGGCACCACGGCACTGCTCCTGCTCCTCGCCTCGATGCTGCCGCTCGCGCTGGCCCGGATCCTCGCCGCCGACCTGAAGGGACGCGGCCGGCCGGGCCTGGTGTCGGTGGGTACCGGCGTGGGCGCGGTCCTCACGGTGGCCGCCGACGTGGCGCTGATCCCGCTGCTCGGCATCGAGGGCGCGGCACTCGCGTCGGTGATCGCGTACGCCGGGACGGCCGGGGTCCTGCTGGGCTGCTACCGCAGGGTGACCGCTGCCCGGCTGCTCGCTCTGGTGCCCCGGCCCTCCGACGTCGGCGACGTGGTGCAACTGGTACGCGGGCGGCTGCGCCGGTCCGGTGGTGCGCCCGCCACCACCTCTGCGGCCGGTGCCACCGCGGCGTCGGCCGACGAGTCCGTGTCCGGGTCGGGGTCCGGGTCCGTGTCCGGGTCGGCGCCGGTGCACGGACCGGAGTACACGCCGAGGCACGCGGCCAGGCCCGCGCCGGGGCCGACGTCGGACGCGGTACCGCACGAGATGCCCCCGGCAGACGCGGCCGAGGAGGCACGCCGGTCCGGCGCCACCCGAGATCCGGTATGA
- a CDS encoding DUF5693 family protein, with translation MKPARVALGCLLAVALVLPALGTRILAEHRSNAVNIAVVDSSVGNWTDGRSTSGTADVLDRVRGSGVGSLVVGMRSVRDYVESGDLTPVDVRRAGRGEIPAALDRPGQAVVIRGRPYDPDGTFARAVEALTTRFGARLSTATTPDMVPYLRVAGARDLDDFPVGYDQGRLRMLWQAGFHVVLALPARVTSGRTWLEAELDEAASMAGSRTVLALGPLPFAGGSAADLDEFTDFLRSRDFDLALPDMYSPAGDVAYASRLSGRLIRTHVISVTTDYDRHAVVVRAHRAEKERGVRFVVLRASGTDPRSRLPLSTVLDLAPPLTRDLPVGLHLGTPEALAAVEPAQWARALVLAGGLVLVAMTGFWWLGAMVRRRVAAALNATLVALTGAAGLAALLTDRLLPWQLVTFVVGSAGAVLSVLAAMRSAAGPVRLVELVGLAESPEPPDGVRRGGWGRAFSAYALGMWVAMTTGLVVAAFGARSLSMVGLAPFVGVKALLVGPPVLVAVYALLYARRRRASVRGAGPRARAASRGRRLTRVVRAVRPRHVFVTAVVLALVGYLLLRSGNSGAAPGFELSLRDTLDETLYIRPRFKEAFLGLPALLVALLLTARGGRFGTGWVAAVVAAVGTASTVDTFGHFHTPVAAALLRTVYASACGLVLGALVAGMLAWLTARPRSGRKPGGKRSKSRARRAGQSRRSRQSGQSRQRGQSGQAGAPGARMRQEDVHG, from the coding sequence GTGAAACCAGCGCGGGTCGCGCTCGGCTGCTTACTCGCGGTCGCGCTCGTGCTGCCCGCGCTGGGGACGCGGATCCTCGCCGAGCACCGTTCGAACGCGGTGAACATCGCCGTCGTCGACTCCTCCGTGGGTAACTGGACCGACGGGCGGAGCACTTCCGGGACGGCAGACGTGCTGGACCGGGTACGCGGGAGCGGAGTCGGGTCGCTGGTGGTCGGCATGCGGTCGGTGCGCGACTACGTCGAATCCGGTGACCTCACGCCGGTCGACGTACGCCGGGCCGGGCGGGGCGAGATCCCGGCCGCGCTGGACCGGCCCGGGCAGGCCGTCGTCATCCGGGGCCGTCCGTACGATCCGGACGGGACGTTCGCGCGGGCGGTCGAGGCGCTGACCACCCGTTTCGGGGCCCGTCTGAGCACCGCGACCACGCCGGACATGGTGCCCTATCTCCGGGTCGCCGGAGCGCGCGACCTGGACGACTTCCCGGTCGGGTACGACCAGGGCCGGCTGAGGATGCTGTGGCAGGCCGGGTTCCACGTGGTGCTGGCGCTGCCCGCCCGGGTGACGTCCGGCCGGACCTGGCTGGAGGCCGAACTCGACGAGGCGGCGTCGATGGCGGGGAGCCGGACGGTTCTCGCGCTCGGTCCGCTGCCCTTCGCAGGCGGAAGCGCGGCCGACCTGGACGAGTTCACCGACTTCCTGCGTTCCCGCGACTTCGACCTCGCGCTCCCCGACATGTACTCCCCGGCGGGCGACGTGGCGTACGCGAGCCGGCTGTCCGGCCGGCTGATCCGTACCCACGTCATCTCCGTCACCACCGACTACGACCGGCACGCCGTGGTGGTGCGCGCCCACCGCGCCGAGAAGGAACGCGGCGTCCGGTTCGTCGTCCTGCGTGCCTCGGGCACCGATCCGCGGTCGCGGCTGCCGCTGAGTACCGTCCTGGACCTCGCACCGCCGCTGACCCGCGACCTTCCCGTTGGGCTGCACCTCGGCACGCCCGAGGCCCTGGCCGCCGTGGAGCCCGCTCAGTGGGCGCGGGCGCTGGTGCTCGCCGGTGGCCTGGTGCTGGTCGCGATGACCGGGTTCTGGTGGCTCGGCGCGATGGTGCGGCGCCGGGTGGCTGCGGCACTCAACGCCACACTGGTCGCGCTGACCGGCGCGGCCGGACTCGCGGCCCTGCTCACCGACCGGCTGCTGCCCTGGCAACTGGTGACGTTCGTGGTGGGGTCGGCCGGCGCGGTCCTGTCCGTCCTGGCGGCGATGAGGTCCGCGGCCGGCCCGGTCCGGCTGGTGGAGTTGGTGGGGTTGGCGGAGTCGCCGGAGCCGCCGGATGGAGTTCGGCGTGGGGGCTGGGGCCGGGCGTTCTCGGCGTACGCCCTCGGGATGTGGGTCGCGATGACCACCGGACTCGTGGTCGCCGCCTTCGGTGCCCGGAGCCTGTCCATGGTCGGGCTGGCACCGTTCGTCGGGGTGAAGGCGTTGCTGGTGGGCCCGCCCGTGCTGGTCGCGGTGTACGCCTTGCTGTACGCCCGTAGGCGCCGAGCCTCCGTGCGCGGTGCCGGCCCCCGCGCACGTGCCGCGTCGCGGGGAAGGCGCCTGACGCGGGTGGTGCGGGCGGTGCGGCCGAGGCACGTGTTCGTCACCGCGGTGGTGCTCGCCCTGGTCGGCTATCTGCTGCTGCGCTCGGGCAACTCCGGAGCCGCGCCCGGCTTCGAACTCTCGCTCCGCGACACCCTCGACGAGACGCTGTACATCCGGCCGCGGTTCAAGGAGGCGTTCCTCGGACTCCCCGCGCTGCTGGTGGCGCTGCTGCTGACGGCGCGCGGCGGGAGGTTCGGCACCGGCTGGGTGGCGGCAGTGGTCGCCGCGGTCGGTACGGCCAGCACGGTGGACACGTTCGGGCACTTCCACACGCCGGTGGCGGCGGCCCTGCTGCGCACTGTGTACGCGAGCGCCTGCGGCCTCGTGCTCGGTGCCCTGGTGGCGGGGATGCTCGCCTGGCTGACCGCGCGGCCGAGGTCGGGCCGGAAGCCGGGCGGGAAACGGTCGAAGTCGCGGGCGAGGCGGGCCGGCCAGTCGAGGCGATCGAGGCAGTCGGGACAGTCGAGACAGCGGGGACAGTCGGGGCAGGCAGGCGCACCCGGTGCGCGCATGAGGCAGGAGGACGTACACGGATGA